The uncultured Desulfatiglans sp. DNA window AGGACCCGGAGCTCGCCCCGGGGGATGTGAGCATCCTCTGCCGCACCAACCGCGAGCTGGACACCCTCCTCATGCTGGCGCGGCGGCTGGGGCTCCCTCTCCGCGGTCTGAGAGGCCGCCGGTTGCCGCTGACGTCGGTCCGGGAGTTCCGGCTGTTCCTGGACACGCTGAACGATTGCCGCAAAGAGGTGATGAGCGCGGCCGCCCTGCGGGGCCTGGTCGAGGACCTGGCGTCCGAAAGCGGCTACTCCCCGCAGAACATGTGGGTCGGGATGTTCCGCTCGATCCTCGAAAACCATCTGCATGAAACCATGGAAAGAGACCTGCCGGTCGCCGATTTCATCGATTATGTCTACGACGCCTCGCGCGACGTCCGCCAGCTGTATCAGACGGACCGGGGAAGCGTTCTGGCGGCCACCCTGCACACCGCCAAGGGGCTCGAGTTCCCGGCCGTCATCATCGCCGGGCAGCCCGTCCGGAACAAGGCGGGGCACGAGGAGGAACGCCGCCTCTTTTACGTGGCGGTGACCCGCGCCATGCGGCACCTGACGGTCTTTTACGAGCGCCGGGACCCGCACCCCTTCGTCCCCGAACTGGCCGGAGCCGGGCCCGAAGCCGTCGTCTACCGGGAGGCGGACCCGCCCCTCGACGCCGAAGACCAGAGGGACTACCACACGCGCCTCTGGGACCTGGATCTGCGCGACGTGGTCATCTCGTTCCCGTCTCTTCCCGGCTTCATCAAGCAGGCCCAGCCGATCCTGCGCCGGATCGAGCCGGGGGCCGCCGAGACCCTCACACTGGTCAAACCCGGCCGCTACTATCTCATCAGCTACGACCTGACCCCCATCGCGAGGCTTTCGGCCCGCGGCGAGGCCCGGTACGAGGGCATCCTCGCCCAGGGGCTGCGGCTGCGCAGGCTGCGCTTCCTGGCCGCCGTCGCCCGCCGGGAAAAGGACGCCCCGCGCATTCCGATCCCGGGCGCCCGCTCCGCCCCCTGGTACACCGGCCTCTTCCAACTCGCCTTCGAACCGGCACGACCCGCCGTTTAATCTTCAACCCGGAAACGCTTCTTTTTTCCCCTCCCGGCCGATCCTCCATGAAACCGCCGCCGCACTCTCGCAATACAGACGAGAAAAAAACTTGACGATGAATTCCATAATGGAATAGTCTATTTTGAAATAAGAGACCCACCCCTTTTCTTCAATTCGCCGCGCACGTAATCGAAAGGATCCAGCGCATGCCTTATCCGACCCCCACCAAGACGCGCCCAAGCCGCAAGGGGCTGCGATGCTTCACCGTCGTCTTCTGTTTTATCCTGATCGTTATACCCATCAATGCCATTTGTCTTGCCGAATCCCCCACCAGGACCGTCGTCGACACTTTCGGACGACCGGTCGTCATCCCGAAACAGATCGATCGAGTGCTTTCAACCTATCCACCCATCACCAACATCGTTTATATGCTGGCGCCCAAAAAGCTGCTGGGATGGAACTTCAAACCGGATGGGCTTTATATGCCAGCGCAGTACGCCGAGCTTCCCGTGGTGGGGGGGGGTGGTTCGGTCTCCAGATGATCTTGATGGACGCCGCAGTGCCTATGCACGTAAAGGCCAGACGGCATATCGCCGCATCGCCGTTTCCGCACCGCTTCACCCTCCTTTGCGGCGACGTCCATCATATGCCTCTGAATGACGCCTGCGTCGACCTGATCGTAAGCCGTGGATCCGTTTTTTTCTGGGAACGGCTTGAAGACGCCTTCAAAGAAATCGGTCGGGTCCTGGCGCCGAAGGGTAGGGCCTACATCGGTGGGGGTTTCGGCAACGCCGACCTGAGGGATCGCATCTGTGAAAAGATGATGTCCTTGCAGCCTGATTGGCGTTCGTTCCGCGACCGGAATCTCGGTGAAGACACGCGGATAAAATTCCTGTCGGCCCTGAATGCCTCCGGTGTTCTCTTCGACACGATCAAAGATGACTCCGGATTCTGGATGATCATCAGAAAGGAGAACGACCTTGAAATGCGGAATCTGTGAAATCGGGTGCAGGCTGGGCCCCGGCCTTTCCGGCTCGTGCGGCATGTACCAAAACCGCGAGGGTGTCCTGGAGGAGCGTTTCCCCTTTTCTTACATAGCGGCCCTCCCCGTCTCGATCGAGACCATTCCCATGACCCACTTCCACCCCAGGGCAAAATTCCTCCAACTCGGAGGGATCGGCTGCAATTTCTCGTGCATGGGCTGTGTTTCGGATCTGTTTACCCACCACATCGATCTCTTTGCCCCCGCCCTGACCCGATTCGCCCCACAGCACCTCGTGCGACAGGCCAAGGCCATGGGCTGCGAAGGAATCGTCTGGTGCATGAACGATCCGACGGTCTGCCACCCGTCCTTTCTCTCGCTTGCCGCAGCAGGCAGGTCCGAAGGGCTTCTGGTGGGGTGCTCCTCCAATGTGTATCACACCTCTCAAACGCTCGCGCAGCTGGCCGAGGCCGTGGATTTCGTCAACTGCGGACTGAAAGGCGCAACGGACCAGGCGTATCGCCTGTGCGGCGTCGCCTCGGCGGATCCTGTTTTCCGGAACATCCGTTTTCTACACGATGCCGGCATCCACATCGAAATCTCGATCATGTATGCCAAGGGAAACGAATCGGAGGTCCTGCTGGCGGCTGAAAAACTGGCGCAGATTTCAGAGAGCATCCCCATGCAGATCATGCGCTTTCTGCCTTTCGGGGAGGCTCCCATCCACCAGGAGCCCACCGTCCTGGAGGCGGAGGCCCTGTGCAGGCAGGTGCGGACCCTATTGCCCTACACCTACCTCTTCAACACGCCGGGGACCTCCTGCCTGCACACCCACTGTCCTCAGTGCGGCAGCCTGCTCGTCTACCGGCAGTTTTACGGCCCCATGGGCTGCCGATTGATCTCCTATCCCCCGGATGGCCGTTGCCGATGCGGCCACAAGCTGCCTTTGATCGGACCTGTCCGCGACACGGCCTTTGAAGAATTCGGGATGAGCGGCGGCTACCGCTTCACCCGGGGCCTCGAAATCATCCGCGCCCTCTGCGGGATCCTTGGGATCACGACGCAGGAAGAGGTCTCCCGCGTGTGGCACAGCGCCATCGCGCACAACGATATCGACCAACTCCACGACAAGATCAACCGCATCGACACCTATCTGGACCTGATCACCGAAATGGGTTGCAGGTTCCACCGGAGAGACAACGCGTCGATCCTCCGAAGCTATATGGAGGGGCGCTGCAGCAAGGTTGCCCGAGCCGTCCGCGATGGGAAGAAACCCCGCGTCTACTATGCCATGAGCACCCCCTTCTTCGCCCTCAACGAAGACCGTCTGGAGGTTCAGCTCGTCACCTTTGCCGGCGGAGACTGCGTCAACAAACGCATTCAGCGATCCGGCAAACCAGGGGTCAACCTCTCCCGAGAGGAACTGCTGCATCTGAATCCGGAACACATCTTCGTCTCCGGTCTACTCTCTTCAACCGCCGACGAATTCCGCAATATGTGCGAGGCCGACGGCATTTGGGTCGATGCGGTGCGCCACGGGCGGATCCATGTCATCCGACCGGGGTGGGACTTCGGAAACCCGCGATGGATCCTCGGGCTCATGCAGATCGCCAATGCGCTTCACCCTGACCGATGCGACTTCGACCTCGATGATGAAGCCGACCACTTCTACCGCACCTTTTATCAGGCACCCCCCGAGCAGTTCGTTACCAATCGATCCTTTTACCAGGAGACGTCGATCGTCCACATGGGCGCCGCCTCGGATTCTGATTGGAACGGCGAACTGTACAGATGAAGAAACCCGGACTCACCTTCTGGTCGGGGCTGATCGGTGTCACGGCCTGCCTTCTCCTGACGTCTCTCTTCGTCGGGCGCTACCCGATGACACCCGGTGACGTGTGCACCGCGTTTTTCCTGTGGGCATCCGATTTGTGGAACCAGTGGGTACTCGGGGCTACCGCCCCATCCGCCCCGACCATTCACCACACGGTCATCTTCGGGATCCGGCTGCCTCGCATCCTGGCCGCCGCCCTGATCGGCGCGGGCATGTCCGTAGCCGGAACCAGCTTTCAGGGGCTTTTCAAAAACCCGCTCGTTTCGCCAGAAATCCTGGGAGTGGCCTCAGGGGCCGGCTTTGGAGCAGCCATCGGCATCCTCATTTCCGCCCCTCCAGCACTCGTCCAGGGGTTGGCTTTTCTCTTCGGGATCGGCGCCGTCGGCATGGCCTACACCATGAGCCGCATGATTCGATCCGGGCCCGTTCTGGTACTCGTGCTTTCAGGAATCATCGTCGGCGCACTCTTCTCGGCCCTGGTGGGGCTGCTCAAGTATGTCGCCGATCCCTACGACACCCTTCCAGCCATCGTCTTCTGGTTGATGGGAAGCCTCTCATCCGTCTCCATGACAGACGTCGGAATGGCGGCCCCCCCCGTAGCGGCATCCTGCCTCGTTCTCTTCATCATCCGCTGGAGGATGAATCTCCTGACGATGAGCGACGACGAAGCCAAGGCGCTCGGCGTCAACACGAAATGGATGACCAGGATCATCCTCATCTGCGCCACGCTGATCACCGCCTCCGCTGTCTGCATCAGCGGGATCATCGGATGGATCGGACTGGTTGTGCCGCATATCGGCCGGATGCTGGTCGGCCCCGACTTCCGCAAACTGCTGCCTGCCTCGGCCTTGATCGGTGCTGTCTTCCTCCTGCTGGTCGACAGCCTGTCCCGAACCATCTTTCCCACAGAGATCCCGCTGGGCATCCTGACCGCCATGATCGGAGCGCCGGTCTTCGCCTGGCTGATGATGAGGAGACAGGTTGGATGGCTGTAATACTCGAGGTCAAAAACGCCGCCTTCTCCTATAATGGACGAACTCCGGTGTTTCGCGACATCTCGTTCAAGATCGCGGAGGGGGAGATTTTTTCCATTCTGGGCGGCAACGGGGCCGGCAAATCCACCTTGATCAAATCCATGCTCAATCTCATGCCGTTGTCCGAAGGATCCGTTCTGCTGTCCGGGAAGGACATTTCACGTCTGCCCTTGACGGCTGTCGCCGCCGCGACAGGTTACGTTCCCCAAACAAGCCAAACCGCGTTTCCTTTTTCCGTCTTCGAGTTCGTGCTCATGGGGCGCGCCCCTCACATCTCCATCTTCAGGATGCCTGGACGCTCGGACATCCGCATGACGCATCAGACACTCGAGAAGACGGGAATAGCGCATCTTGCGGAGAAGAGCGTCTCCGAGATCAGCGGCGGCGAAAGGCAGATGGTTATGCTCGCCAGGGCCGTCAATCAGCGTCCGCGGCTTCTCTTCCTGGACGAACCGACTTCTCATCTCGATATAGCCAACCAGATCAAAGTGCTTTCGATGCTCCAATGGTTGTCGAAAGAGGGGATATCCGTCATCATGACCACGCATTTTCCGGATCACGGCTTCCTGCTCTCCCAGCGGATCGCACTGATCTACGGAGGTCGTCTCCTCGCTGTGGGAGAAGCCGGAAGCGTCATCAGCCCTGGAAACCTCTTCAAGGCCTACGGCGTGCCTATCGACGTGTGTTATGTCTCCCAGGCGGGCAGAAACGTTTGCATCCCGAGATTCGAGCCCGCTCGTCACCGTCAAGCCGATGATCCCGCCGCGGGCGGCGAGGCTGCCTTCGCCGTCCGCTTGGCATAAATGCAGCCTCCCTTTCATCGCAACCTCAACGATTTCGAGAAGGCGAGCCAGCATAAGGACCCGATCTAGTTTCCATCCGGAAATGGTCTTTTTGGCCAATCTGGGTGTCAATCCACACGTTTGCTCGCGCGACGACAACCACCAGGTCGCCTCCGCGAAAGCGCTTCGGTTCCTCGATATCGGCAAACCGGGACCTGCCCCGAAGGGGTGGGACTGGGCACCGGAAGGGTGTGAAAAAAACCCTCATTTCCGGATTGGAAACCGGGTCGTGCTGGATGAATCATTTCCGGATGGAAACGATCCATCCATTCAAAAATGAACGGCGGCAGAAAGGAAGACAGTAAAAGGGGCACCGGGCTGATACGTGGAGCCAAGCGTCTGATAATCGGAGGTATTGATAATGCTGATATATTCCTTATCCATCAGGTTGTAGAACGACAGAGAAACATCCAGTTCGCGGACATTTATTTTCGGGATCGATGTCGTATACGTCATATCGAAATCGACTATCAAGGCATCGTCGACTTTTTCGGTCTGCAAGATGTCTCCGTACCTGCTCGAGGTGTATCTCATGATTGGAGACAATGAAAAATTGCCGATTCTGTAGCTCAGCAGCGCTTTGGCCAGAAATTCCGGGGCGTCAGGCACCTGATTCCCGTCGATCGACACGACGGAT harbors:
- a CDS encoding Radical SAM domain protein codes for the protein MKCGICEIGCRLGPGLSGSCGMYQNREGVLEERFPFSYIAALPVSIETIPMTHFHPRAKFLQLGGIGCNFSCMGCVSDLFTHHIDLFAPALTRFAPQHLVRQAKAMGCEGIVWCMNDPTVCHPSFLSLAAAGRSEGLLVGCSSNVYHTSQTLAQLAEAVDFVNCGLKGATDQAYRLCGVASADPVFRNIRFLHDAGIHIEISIMYAKGNESEVLLAAEKLAQISESIPMQIMRFLPFGEAPIHQEPTVLEAEALCRQVRTLLPYTYLFNTPGTSCLHTHCPQCGSLLVYRQFYGPMGCRLISYPPDGRCRCGHKLPLIGPVRDTAFEEFGMSGGYRFTRGLEIIRALCGILGITTQEEVSRVWHSAIAHNDIDQLHDKINRIDTYLDLITEMGCRFHRRDNASILRSYMEGRCSKVARAVRDGKKPRVYYAMSTPFFALNEDRLEVQLVTFAGGDCVNKRIQRSGKPGVNLSREELLHLNPEHIFVSGLLSSTADEFRNMCEADGIWVDAVRHGRIHVIRPGWDFGNPRWILGLMQIANALHPDRCDFDLDDEADHFYRTFYQAPPEQFVTNRSFYQETSIVHMGAASDSDWNGELYR
- a CDS encoding Methyltransferase type 11 (fragment) — protein: MILMDAAVPMHVKARRHIAASPFPHRFTLLCGDVHHMPLNDACVDLIVSRGSVFFWERLEDAFKEIGRVLAPKGRAYIGGGFGNADLRDRICEKMMSLQPDWRSFRDRNLGEDTRIKFLSALNASGVLFDTIKDDSGFWMIIRKENDLEMRNL
- a CDS encoding Putative ABC transporter permease protein (fragment) (Evidence 3 : Putative function from multiple computational evidences), which encodes MKKPGLTFWSGLIGVTACLLLTSLFVGRYPMTPGDVCTAFFLWASDLWNQWVLGATAPSAPTIHHTVIFGIRLPRILAAALIGAGMSVAGTSFQGLFKNPLVSPEILGVASGAGFGAAIGILISAPPALVQGLAFLFGIGAVGMAYTMSRMIRSGPVLVLVLSGIIVGALFSALVGLLKYVADPYDTLPAIVFWLMGSLSSVSMTDVGMAAPPVAASCLVLFIIRWRMNLLTMSDDEAKALGVNTKWMTRIILICATLITASAVCISGIIGWIGLVVPHIGRMLVGPDFRKLLPASALIGAVFLLLVDSLSRTIFPTEIPLGILTAMIGAPVFAWLMMRRQVGWL
- a CDS encoding hypothetical protein (Evidence 5 : Unknown function); its protein translation is MPYPTPTKTRPSRKGLRCFTVVFCFILIVIPINAICLAESPTRTVVDTFGRPVVIPKQIDRVLSTYPPITNIVYMLAPKKLLGWNFKPDGLYMPAQYAELPVVGGGGSVSR
- a CDS encoding hypothetical protein (Evidence 5 : Unknown function), which translates into the protein MVFLANLGVNPHVCSRDDNHQVASAKALRFLDIGKPGPAPKGWDWAPEGCEKNPHFRIGNRVVLDESFPDGNDPSIQK
- a CDS encoding ABC transporter-related protein translates to MAVILEVKNAAFSYNGRTPVFRDISFKIAEGEIFSILGGNGAGKSTLIKSMLNLMPLSEGSVLLSGKDISRLPLTAVAAATGYVPQTSQTAFPFSVFEFVLMGRAPHISIFRMPGRSDIRMTHQTLEKTGIAHLAEKSVSEISGGERQMVMLARAVNQRPRLLFLDEPTSHLDIANQIKVLSMLQWLSKEGISVIMTTHFPDHGFLLSQRIALIYGGRLLAVGEAGSVISPGNLFKAYGVPIDVCYVSQAGRNVCIPRFEPARHRQADDPAAGGEAAFAVRLA